In Candidatus Bathyarchaeia archaeon, the following are encoded in one genomic region:
- a CDS encoding 50S ribosomal protein L44e: MNVPKEIRTYCPRCKQHQAHAVSLYKAGKRRALAKGERHHEREKKGYGGQKYPLQREFSKTTKKQTLKLKCKVCGYTRHKDGVRLRKLAIV; encoded by the coding sequence GTGAATGTTCCTAAAGAAATCAGAACATACTGTCCAAGATGCAAACAGCATCAAGCTCACGCAGTATCTCTTTACAAGGCTGGAAAGCGAAGAGCCTTAGCCAAAGGCGAACGCCATCACGAACGCGAGAAGAAAGGTTATGGCGGACAGAAGTATCCTCTTCAAAGAGAATTTTCAAAGACAACAAAAAAGCAAACCTTAAAGTTGAAATGCAAAGTTTGCGGTTACACTAGGCATAAAGACGGTGTACGATTAAGAAAATTGGCAATTGTGTAG
- a CDS encoding glycosyltransferase, whose product MVTYNRCSDLQECLTSLFNLKDELHEVIVVDSNSTDDTKKLSDRFPIRYISIRERNRQHARNVGVSEAEGDVVAFLDDDVVVHNEWLRHICGPYLDNSVGGVGGRVIPYGKPSKFYVEIGRSEVGKVLDSGFVVGNFDIPFDNLREVDSFIGCNMSFRRDLLLEVGGFDENYMGTSYRDDTDICMCIKRLGYKLIYNSKALVWHKFKGKQVGTEWLYWYIRNQTYFYFKNFFAQSKTTFPQFLRYTFFPPRDYVLKSNVRVKVEPLSVVNALKGLCDGYKAWRRFVTTKSTLKTCRGRE is encoded by the coding sequence ATCGTTACCTACAACAGATGCTCAGATCTGCAGGAATGTTTAACCTCACTCTTTAATTTGAAGGATGAACTACACGAAGTTATCGTTGTGGACAGCAACTCTACGGATGACACTAAAAAATTGAGTGATCGTTTTCCAATACGGTACATTTCTATACGCGAAAGAAACAGGCAACATGCTAGGAATGTGGGGGTCTCCGAAGCTGAGGGGGATGTTGTTGCCTTTTTGGATGATGATGTTGTCGTTCATAACGAGTGGTTAAGGCATATTTGTGGACCTTACTTAGACAATAGTGTTGGTGGAGTTGGGGGAAGAGTAATTCCCTACGGGAAACCTAGCAAGTTTTATGTAGAAATAGGCAGGAGCGAAGTGGGGAAGGTTCTTGACAGCGGGTTTGTTGTTGGAAACTTTGACATTCCTTTCGATAACCTACGGGAAGTTGATTCTTTCATTGGATGCAACATGTCGTTTCGGCGAGACTTGCTTCTGGAAGTAGGAGGATTTGACGAAAATTACATGGGGACAAGCTACAGAGATGACACGGACATTTGCATGTGCATCAAAAGGCTTGGCTACAAGTTAATTTATAATTCGAAGGCGCTGGTTTGGCACAAGTTTAAAGGCAAGCAAGTAGGCACAGAATGGCTATATTGGTACATTCGCAACCAAACCTACTTCTACTTCAAAAATTTCTTCGCCCAATCAAAAACTACTTTTCCACAATTCTTGCGCTATACATTTTTTCCGCCGAGAGATTACGTTTTAAAATCTAATGTTCGAGTTAAAGTGGAACCCTTATCAGTGGTTAATGCGTTAAAAGGGTTATGCGATGGATATAAAGCATGGCGAAGATTTGTTACCACAAAAAGCACGTTGAAAACATGCAGAGGGCGTGAATAA
- a CDS encoding 30S ribosomal protein S27e: MAEWEKLIPRPRSSFLRVKCQKCGNEQLVFNRAVNKVNCNVCGTELASPSGGKAIIKGEIVAVFERG; the protein is encoded by the coding sequence ATGGCTGAATGGGAAAAACTTATTCCGAGACCGAGAAGCAGTTTCCTCAGAGTGAAATGTCAAAAGTGCGGAAATGAACAACTAGTTTTCAATCGTGCCGTAAACAAGGTCAACTGCAATGTCTGCGGAACCGAATTGGCTTCACCATCAGGTGGAAAAGCAATAATCAAAGGTGAGATAGTCGCGGTTTTTGAAAGAGGATGA
- a CDS encoding RNA-protein complex protein Nop10: protein MVWLLRKCEKCGKYTLKSDGCPYCGGKVRVPHPPKFSPDDKYLKYRMALKRKD from the coding sequence GTGGTTTGGCTCTTAAGAAAATGTGAAAAATGCGGAAAATACACATTGAAAAGTGATGGATGCCCCTATTGCGGTGGAAAAGTTCGTGTACCACATCCACCAAAGTTCTCTCCTGACGATAAATACCTCAAGTATAGGATGGCTTTGAAGAGGAAGGATTGA
- a CDS encoding exosortase/archaeosortase family protein translates to MLSQTIKKNSVTIMILLPLFSIIAPFAILYLYQDVAYPPYPYYYKVYTNTFEATWKGRTFYLFFLWLFALEMILGWEALKTIKWKLKSIKTAIFVITLLLPTVYIIVANFYGFNKAIVDWTYNRGMHPPERPPDWMPLSTEYLVLTVLFALTILVGYGIIGLMNYSISITFLGIIGLIYTIDNLYPKGQFTPFQILVPTTSMLAANVLNLLGYRTTFLTPTEGMPHLEVSNSTNSWNAVIAWACSGIDSLIIYSVTILLFLKRSAIPTKQRIIYFVIGAAVTYFINIIRIATIFIIGVNGGDWEAFHNFYGQLYSITWIISYPLIIIGTRALWSKIRSWKTVANNTAGFSHQTKPST, encoded by the coding sequence ATGCTAAGTCAAACTATTAAGAAAAACAGCGTTACCATAATGATACTGTTACCTTTATTCTCAATCATCGCTCCATTTGCGATACTATATCTCTATCAAGACGTGGCATACCCACCATATCCATACTACTATAAAGTGTACACAAACACGTTCGAAGCCACATGGAAGGGCAGAACCTTCTACCTCTTCTTTCTCTGGCTGTTCGCCTTAGAAATGATACTCGGCTGGGAAGCACTCAAAACAATAAAGTGGAAGTTAAAATCCATAAAGACAGCCATATTTGTTATAACGCTCTTGCTTCCTACTGTGTACATAATCGTTGCCAATTTCTACGGATTTAACAAGGCAATAGTTGATTGGACTTATAACAGAGGGATGCATCCTCCAGAACGCCCACCCGACTGGATGCCGCTTTCAACAGAATACCTGGTTCTCACCGTTCTTTTTGCATTAACAATTCTTGTTGGATATGGAATTATAGGCTTAATGAATTACTCCATTTCGATAACCTTTCTAGGAATTATTGGGCTAATATACACAATAGACAATTTATATCCAAAAGGACAATTTACGCCATTTCAAATTCTTGTTCCTACAACATCAATGCTTGCGGCAAACGTCCTAAACTTGCTGGGATACCGAACCACATTTCTAACACCCACAGAAGGAATGCCACATCTTGAAGTTAGCAATTCAACGAACAGTTGGAATGCAGTTATAGCATGGGCGTGCTCGGGAATAGACAGCCTAATAATTTACTCAGTTACGATTCTCTTATTCCTAAAAAGAAGCGCCATTCCAACAAAACAACGGATAATCTATTTTGTGATAGGCGCTGCTGTTACCTACTTCATCAACATTATTAGAATAGCAACCATTTTCATTATTGGAGTAAACGGCGGCGATTGGGAAGCTTTCCATAACTTTTATGGACAATTATACTCAATAACGTGGATTATATCGTATCCATTAATAATAATTGGAACCCGTGCTTTGTGGAGCAAAATTAGAAGCTGGAAAACGGTCGCAAATAACACGGCTGGTTTCTCGCATCAAACAAAACCTTCAACGTGA
- a CDS encoding translation initiation factor IF-2 subunit alpha: MAFKKQEWPEVGDLVIATVEAVTDYGAYVKLDEYDKKGLLHISEVSSSWIRNIRDFVREGQKVVLKVLRVDVEKGHIDLSLRRVTKREKIEKIMSWKKERKAEALLRSVAEKTGQPLESIYEKVGAPIEKEYGLYEGFEKGLKEGIEALTKIGVPEDLAKVLVEVAKERIRVPMVRVKGVVELRCMKPNGVKVIKEAFLNAKKAEKSRDAKLRFYVVAAPKYCIEVMAENYKRAEDVLQRVAQNVISNVSKAGGQGVFRREK; encoded by the coding sequence ATGGCTTTTAAAAAACAAGAATGGCCTGAAGTGGGCGACTTAGTGATAGCCACGGTAGAAGCCGTAACAGATTACGGTGCTTACGTAAAACTAGATGAGTACGATAAAAAAGGGTTGCTTCACATTTCTGAAGTTTCTTCTTCTTGGATTCGGAACATCCGAGACTTCGTTCGGGAAGGGCAAAAAGTTGTTTTGAAAGTTTTGCGGGTGGACGTAGAAAAAGGACACATTGATTTGTCTCTTAGAAGAGTTACAAAAAGAGAGAAAATCGAGAAAATCATGTCATGGAAAAAGGAAAGAAAAGCAGAAGCCCTACTCAGAAGCGTCGCCGAAAAAACTGGGCAACCGCTGGAAAGTATTTATGAAAAAGTTGGTGCGCCAATCGAAAAAGAATATGGACTTTATGAGGGGTTCGAAAAGGGTTTGAAAGAAGGCATAGAAGCTCTGACAAAAATAGGTGTGCCCGAAGACCTTGCAAAGGTTCTTGTTGAGGTTGCAAAAGAAAGAATCCGTGTTCCAATGGTTCGTGTAAAAGGCGTGGTTGAGCTTCGTTGCATGAAACCTAACGGAGTAAAAGTTATCAAAGAAGCCTTTCTAAACGCCAAAAAGGCTGAAAAATCCCGTGACGCAAAGCTTCGCTTTTATGTTGTTGCAGCGCCCAAATATTGTATTGAGGTTATGGCGGAAAATTACAAGCGCGCAGAGGATGTTCTGCAGAGAGTTGCTCAAAATGTTATCTCTAACGTTTCTAAAGCTGGCGGGCAAGGCGTCTTTAGAAGGGAGAAGTAG